From one Accipiter gentilis chromosome 3, bAccGen1.1, whole genome shotgun sequence genomic stretch:
- the MFAP3L gene encoding microfibrillar-associated protein 3-like isoform X1, whose translation MNILNSHHFLYFLPTTRLVILLAALTTAKDVTNSTFNHTDMKVGSVPVVISRIDHVIVKEGSSALIDCNVQGSPSPHYRWYNSNGHLLQEEENKAGKWWFLDNGLLNITSVSFEDRGKYTCVASNTYGSVNNTVTLRVVFTSGDMGIYYMIVCLVAFTIVMILNITRLCMMSSHLKKTEKAINEFFRTEGAEKLQKAFEIAKRIPIITSAKTLELAKVTQFKTMEFARYIEELARSVPLPPLIMNCRTIMEEIMEVVGLEEQGQNFVRQTAEGQETTDTDELYMIPNALKRSDSPTADSDASSLHEPPQQIAIKVSVHPLSKKDCMDGQSQESMQLDTKEEDTPQTPALPAEPPPEPSAELSSDDTALANDKNTCIIYESHV comes from the exons atgaaCATACTGAACAGCCACCACTTTTTGTACTTTCTGCCTACCACACGCCTTGTCATCTTATTAGCAGCTTTGACAACTGCTAAGGATGTGACTAACAGCACTTTCAACCACACTGACATGAAGGTGGGATCTGTGCCTGTGGTGATCTCCCGCATCGACCATGTTATAGTCAAGGAGGGGAGCAGTGCCTTGATCGACTGCAATGTCCAAGGTAGTCCTAGTCCACATTACAGATGGTACAATTCCAACGGCCACCTTCTCCAAGAGGAGGAGAATAAAG CAGGAAAATGGTGGTTTCTTGACAATGGGCTACTAAACATTACCAGCGTGTCTTTTGAAGACAGAGGTAAATACACGTGTGTCGCATCTAATACATATGGCAGTGTTAACAATACTGTGACGCTGAGGGTTGTTTTTACCTCCGGTGATATGGGAATCTATTACATGATTGTCTGCCTTGTAGCTTTTACCATTGTTATGATACTGAACATTACTCGGTTATGTATGATGAGCAGTCatctgaagaaaacagagaaagcaatCAATGAATTCTTCAGAACAGAAGGGGCAGAGAAACTCCAGAAAGCCTTTGAGATTGCAAAGCGTATCCCAATTATCACTTCGGCCAAAACGCTCGAGCTTGCCAAAGTAACCCAGTTCAAGACCATGGAATTTGCTCGCTATATTGAAGAGCTTGCTCGGAGTGTACCTTTGCCACCTCTCATCATGAACTGCAGGACTATAATGGAAGAAATTATGGAGGTTGTCGGTCTGGAGGAGCAAGGACAGAATTTCGTACGGCAGACAGCAGAAGGCCAGGAAACCACTGATACAGATGAGCTGTATATGATTCCGAATGCTTTGAAGCGTAGTGACTCTCCCACAGCTGACTCTGACGCATCGTCACTGCACGAGCCACCTCAACAGATTGCAATAAAAGTGTCAGTTCACCCATTGTCCAAAAAGGACTGCATGGACGGTCAGTCACAAGAAAGCATGCAGTTGGACACCAAGGAAGAAGACACTCCTCAAACACCAGCACTTCCTGCAGAGCCCCCTCCTGAGCCTTCTGCTGAACTCAGTTCTGATGACACAGCATTGGCAAATGACAAAAATACATGCATTATATACGAAAGCCATGTATGA
- the MFAP3L gene encoding microfibrillar-associated protein 3-like isoform X2, with protein sequence MNILNSHHFLYFLPTTRLVILLAALTTAKDVTNSTFNHTDMKVGSVPVVISRIDHVIVKEGSSALIDCNVQGSPSPHYRWYNSNGHLLQEEENKGKWWFLDNGLLNITSVSFEDRGKYTCVASNTYGSVNNTVTLRVVFTSGDMGIYYMIVCLVAFTIVMILNITRLCMMSSHLKKTEKAINEFFRTEGAEKLQKAFEIAKRIPIITSAKTLELAKVTQFKTMEFARYIEELARSVPLPPLIMNCRTIMEEIMEVVGLEEQGQNFVRQTAEGQETTDTDELYMIPNALKRSDSPTADSDASSLHEPPQQIAIKVSVHPLSKKDCMDGQSQESMQLDTKEEDTPQTPALPAEPPPEPSAELSSDDTALANDKNTCIIYESHV encoded by the exons atgaaCATACTGAACAGCCACCACTTTTTGTACTTTCTGCCTACCACACGCCTTGTCATCTTATTAGCAGCTTTGACAACTGCTAAGGATGTGACTAACAGCACTTTCAACCACACTGACATGAAGGTGGGATCTGTGCCTGTGGTGATCTCCCGCATCGACCATGTTATAGTCAAGGAGGGGAGCAGTGCCTTGATCGACTGCAATGTCCAAGGTAGTCCTAGTCCACATTACAGATGGTACAATTCCAACGGCCACCTTCTCCAAGAGGAGGAGAATAAAG GAAAATGGTGGTTTCTTGACAATGGGCTACTAAACATTACCAGCGTGTCTTTTGAAGACAGAGGTAAATACACGTGTGTCGCATCTAATACATATGGCAGTGTTAACAATACTGTGACGCTGAGGGTTGTTTTTACCTCCGGTGATATGGGAATCTATTACATGATTGTCTGCCTTGTAGCTTTTACCATTGTTATGATACTGAACATTACTCGGTTATGTATGATGAGCAGTCatctgaagaaaacagagaaagcaatCAATGAATTCTTCAGAACAGAAGGGGCAGAGAAACTCCAGAAAGCCTTTGAGATTGCAAAGCGTATCCCAATTATCACTTCGGCCAAAACGCTCGAGCTTGCCAAAGTAACCCAGTTCAAGACCATGGAATTTGCTCGCTATATTGAAGAGCTTGCTCGGAGTGTACCTTTGCCACCTCTCATCATGAACTGCAGGACTATAATGGAAGAAATTATGGAGGTTGTCGGTCTGGAGGAGCAAGGACAGAATTTCGTACGGCAGACAGCAGAAGGCCAGGAAACCACTGATACAGATGAGCTGTATATGATTCCGAATGCTTTGAAGCGTAGTGACTCTCCCACAGCTGACTCTGACGCATCGTCACTGCACGAGCCACCTCAACAGATTGCAATAAAAGTGTCAGTTCACCCATTGTCCAAAAAGGACTGCATGGACGGTCAGTCACAAGAAAGCATGCAGTTGGACACCAAGGAAGAAGACACTCCTCAAACACCAGCACTTCCTGCAGAGCCCCCTCCTGAGCCTTCTGCTGAACTCAGTTCTGATGACACAGCATTGGCAAATGACAAAAATACATGCATTATATACGAAAGCCATGTATGA